The genomic region gatttaatcttttaaaattataaatatataaactattaaaatgatgaaattgtacctttactattataaaaattacaatttaacttCGATCTCTTAAAATATTTTATGACTTTACCCCTGAGCAGGATGATTCATATCTGGAAAGTTACATCAGTACCATCGGTGTCGACTTCGTAAGTATCATCTCAAGTATATGTGTAAGCAttcgtttgtttatttttaagcaTTTAAATGGTGAATTAATTTGGAAATCTTATTCCAATATGCAGAAAATCCGTACCGTGGAACAAGATGGAAAAACCATCAAACTCCAAATTGTATGTCTTTAAATTCGCTACCTATGCTTTCATATTTCAATTGGGGTTTGAATCTCTAAATTTACCTATTTGGATAGTGGGTTCATTCTTATAGTTCTAGTTAGACCTGTTAATTGAGTGGAATAGGCTGAAATTTGGATCgaaatatttcatattttaaaattggGTTAAATCATTTTTTGAGGTTTGAACTTGGCAATAGTTTTTATAATTGTGTCGATTTTTTTTGTCCAAAATAGTGCTTGAACTAAATAATTATTCGCATATTGGACTCTGAACTAGGCAATTGTTCTATTGTTAGGGCTTGAACTTTCTTTTGTCAACTTTTTCTTTAAGTAAATATTGGGACTAACTTAGACAAAAGTTTAGGCCCCAATGTTAGTATAATTGCAAAGTTCAAGACTAACTtagacaaaaataaaaaaaaaatttaagcccTGACGTAGGAATACTTGCTAAGTTCAAGCTACAAATAGTGCATTAACCATTTAAAATCTTCAGGTATTTGGGTTTATGCTTTGGTCATTTAGGTTTGTTATGTGGATTTTTTGAGTAAAGTTATCTTGATTTTAGGTCATTTTTTCGATTACTTCTTCAACTCATTTTGAGTTTGGATCattctaattaattttaaattatatttgaattctgcttgttgatttttatgaTGAAATCAAGTTGTATGATGTTTAGGTTTAGTTCAATTTCGAGTTCAAAATATCTTTTCTAGTTGTTTTAATCATTGTTGATTATTGATTTCCTTTTCTTGCTTGTTTCTAAATATACAGTGGGACACTGCTGGCCAAGAACGTTTTCGGACAATCACTAGCAGCTATTATCGTGGGGCTCATGGCATCATTGTAAGTTGCATATTTCGGATTTTATTTACACTTTCACTCCCTTATTTTCTTTACGCACGATTATATTCATGTCGGTTGCATACTCGACAGATCGTTTACGATGTGACAGACCAAGAGAGTTTCAACAATGTGAAGCAATGGTTAAACGAAATCGACCGCTACGCCACCGAGAATGTGAACAAGGTTTTAGTCGGGAACAAATGTGACCTATCGGCCAAAAAAGTTGTCTCCTACGAGGCAGCTAAGGTAAACTTCTCGAACACATGTCGAAAATTGATATCAGCTTTAGGTATCAGAACTCGCTTTCCTTCCTACAGGCTTTCGCAGATGAACTCGGGATACCTTTCATGGAAACAAGTGCTAAGAATGCCACTAACGTCGAAGACGCTTTCATGGCCATGACTGCTTCGATCAAGAATAGGTACATGCACACACGGGCGAGCGCACAGAGTCACATTCACTCTCATTTTTCAAGTTTAACGGTACTGATCTCTTTACGGTTTTTTACAGGATGGCAAGCCAACCGTCCATGAACAACGCTCGACCTTCGACCGTGCAGATTCGGGGACAGCCCATCAATACGAATTCCGGTTGTTGCTCTTCTTAAAGAAAACTAGTTATAGAGAGAGGGCTTATGATGTTTCCTTAGTGTTTCTTTTTGTTGCATGTAGTAAAAACTAGGCCTATTTAATGCTTTTTGATCTGAAGGTGGTTGACTTTGCTCAATTCTTTTGTGCAATTTTACTCTGCtaattttttattctttaattgtaTTCCATTTTTTTTACTGCATTTGTACAAAAATAGGAGTGATGGTGAAAAAGCAGTATTTTCCTTGTAAACATTTGgataaaaaagggtaaattacatCCAATGTGCtaaattattattaagtttacattttggtcactcaacttaataaagttataaaatggacattgaactattcgaaagttcATTTAAGTTGTTAAATTATTCGAAaggttttatttaaattattgggATATTAAGTGCTTTTTTTTTAAAGTCCGACTAGTGAGCTCCAAGCTATGATTTGACGATCGGTGCAGTAGATCGGTACTTATCAACAAGTAAAAAAACATACCTTAGATCTAAGTTGATCTAACATCAATATCAGAGATTGGAGAAGAAAGCAATTTAGATTTTGGTTCACATATTTGTGACATTCAAAGTGGTTTCATGAATAAAATTGAATTGTAAAAGAGAAGGAAAATGAGAGCTTTTAATGGGTGCAGGCGATGTGAACAGAGCATGCCATACAACAACTATTTTAACAGcctagtaactaaaatgaaaatatttaaatagtTCAGTGACTGCATTTCAACTTTTTAGAGCTAAGTGATCAAAATGCAAACCTACTAATAGTTTAGTAACTTTGGATgcagtttaaaaaaaaaactaaaatcctAGGAAAATACAACAAGAAAACCCTAACCAAATCCAGTCCCCAAAAACCCTAGCAACCATCTTTTCGCCACCAAGCTGGAAAAAAGGAGAGGGAGAGAGCATTGAGGAACAAAGAGAGAGGCTATTGCAACTAGTCCAACTGAATGGCTGCCTCTAGTGTAAGCCATGCCACGGTGAAGCCCCAAAAAACCAATGCTGGAGCCGTTATGGCACCGGCTAGACCACCAACCAAAAGAGGACCCAAAGTCGAATCATCGGCTACAACAACCATCAAACACAATATCTAGTACGATGACACTAGAATCTATTGAGGTGTAGGTCCGGTGAAACCCTAGAGAGGCATTAATGTCATAGCACCATGCACCaaccaaaaaaaaattacaaatacaGTCCAATGAAAAGCAAAGGCCATAAAAAGACATGGATGAATGGTCACATATGTGCAAGGttttatctttttcattttttttttgttgcatTATCGAGATGGGCTAGGCAAACAACTAGGTATAGGGACATTTAACCTATCCCTATCAAGGTTCAAACTTAATGCCTTGTGTGTATACAATTGTTTCACATTTGATCTTTGTTCATTAACCAATTTCACTAAACTTCTCTTCGCATTCGACCTAAAAGGACAATTCGACGATGAAAAACCATCCACCAAATGTAAATAAGCCTCCAAATCGTGACAACATGCTATGTCAGCATCTGGTTTCAAGTAAGGCGACATTTTAGTATCAACCCTCAATTCCGTCCCGACATGGGTATATGCCCATGAGTTATTGTCGCCAATAAATACACCCGGAACTCTAGTGATCAGATCTTGATTATTTACAATTCGTAATACCTTAACATTTTTTTGATTAAGGCGCTGGACGAAGTTTTTGTTACCGACCCGAGGCCCTCCGAATGAAAAGACCGCGATCGGCGGCACTTGAGGTGCACATGAACTTATCTCATCAGCAACTAAAAGAGATAGTGCAGCCCCAAGGCTATGCCCTGTGATTGTAATACTTAAGGTTTCACCTTTATACATTTCTATCAATCTCTGTACTTCTTGAACAACTGATTCAGCTAAGCTAGGCACGTGAGCTCCACGTGTTTCGTGTAAGCTCAGGAACCCACATTCAACCCGTTCGTTCGAGTCGTCTGAACCCGGGATTCGAACCAATTGAGCTCTAAAATTCTCGGTCCATTCAAGACACGTAGCGGTTCCACGTAGAGCAATAACAATATCCCTCCTTCCCATACGTTGAATCTCTCGCCGGTCATCACAAACCGCTACGAATCCGATCCAACTAGATCGTTGGGTCATCCACCCAAGATTCGGAGCCATATCGTCAACCCATTTCGGTAACCCAACAGACGACGTCGCATAAAGGCTCTTCGTCACCTTATATGACCTATCAGGCAACGCCACGTGTCTCGGTAAAGGAGCTTCGTCGACCGGCATGGCCGGGTTTGAATGAAAACCATGGTAAGCCGCTTGAACGAATTCCCCATATCGAACCACTTCTCGCCGGAGATTCTCATCGAGCGGGTCAAGTAAACCGGACCAATCATTACAACCATGATACTCTCTCCAACGTGAACCGAGATTGTTCCTCGGAGAATACTCCATGGTTTTCGATAAAAGCCTTTGAAGCCGATTCAAGTGACTCGGTGACATTTCTTCGGCGGCTTTCATTTCCGGTTTAATATCCCAAAGCTTCAGCCCTTCGAGTAAACCCTTACGTTTGATACTAATAGACCCATTTGTGAGGGGTTTGGTAACTTGGTCTGAGTCGGTTTGGTTCGTTTTCTGAAGGAGTTTTTCGAGGTTGGAAAGATGTTTCCGAGTTGACTCAGTAGACAATGAGTTAAGAGGTGATTTCCGGCACTTGAAGCTTGCCCGTTTGGATTGGAAAACGAGCAAGTTCTGAGCCGGGACGGTCGAGTTAACACCGATCTGCATGAAGAAGCCAATGAAAGAGGAAAACGAAAGCAACTTCCTGAAAACAGCTAAAGTAAGAACCGAGTAGGATGGAACACGTCAATCACAGTATTTATAGAATAACATTTTCAATGAATACCCTCCCATTTACTTCATAATTACATAAACAACCTTCCATTTATGAAATAAAAGTCTTTTATTAGTATGTAAAATTGTtaagttaaaataattttctccttTTAGTTTTTGTATCTTTCCATTGTATAATTGGAATTAGATTGGATCGGTTTGTCAAATTTATTAGTTTAGAAATCGAATGATATATTATCTCAAATAATAAAGAGATTAAATCGATTTTCGAGTAAATCGAACGaaactaataaaaaaattaaaaattaggaTAAAAATCTACGTTTGAACCAGTTAAATcaatttataaactttaaatattttaaatcatttatttaattaGTGTTAGATTAACGCCAAACCGATTGACTCAATAATCAATAATCTAACTAACTAAAGTAATAGTCCGATTTTAAAACATTgctttttgaaatttcaatttgGACTTGAATGATATTGTGATCAAGTTCATTAAGTTAAATTATGATACtttcaatatttatattattacattaataatactatattacttttttattttctcataatacttacaacaaaatcacgccttaattataataaagaacTAATACGAAAATTTGAATAAATAATAGACATGTGAATCGATAGGTATTTAAAACCTTTTATTATTTCGATTCAAGTTTGTTTTAGCTAGAATCATTTtaagtgtttttatttttaattaagtaaTCTTATGTTTAGATCGTTTCAAGTTTTGCCCTCACGAGATTTACATAATTCTAGATTATTTGttcaaattcttttaattttaaattattttaaatttaaattatctcgagtttaaatttttcataattcgGGTCAATTTCGTTTAAGGGTTATTAACTTATTTGAATTTGAGTTCTAATTGGTTGGTATTTCTTTTTTTTGGGAATCAGAATCCACAAATGTAGGACGAA from Gossypium arboreum isolate Shixiya-1 chromosome 1, ASM2569848v2, whole genome shotgun sequence harbors:
- the LOC108482487 gene encoding GTP-binding protein YPTM2-like — encoded protein: MTPEYDYLFKLLLIGDSGVGKSCLLLRFSDDSYLESYISTIGVDFKIRTVEQDGKTIKLQIWDTAGQERFRTITSSYYRGAHGIIIVYDVTDQESFNNVKQWLNEIDRYATENVNKVLVGNKCDLSAKKVVSYEAAKAFADELGIPFMETSAKNATNVEDAFMAMTASIKNRMASQPSMNNARPSTVQIRGQPINTNSGCCSS
- the LOC108481493 gene encoding phospholipase A1-Ibeta2, chloroplastic-like, whose translation is MQIGVNSTVPAQNLLVFQSKRASFKCRKSPLNSLSTESTRKHLSNLEKLLQKTNQTDSDQVTKPLTNGSISIKRKGLLEGLKLWDIKPEMKAAEEMSPSHLNRLQRLLSKTMEYSPRNNLGSRWREYHGCNDWSGLLDPLDENLRREVVRYGEFVQAAYHGFHSNPAMPVDEAPLPRHVALPDRSYKVTKSLYATSSVGLPKWVDDMAPNLGWMTQRSSWIGFVAVCDDRREIQRMGRRDIVIALRGTATCLEWTENFRAQLVRIPGSDDSNERVECGFLSLHETRGAHVPSLAESVVQEVQRLIEMYKGETLSITITGHSLGAALSLLVADEISSCAPQVPPIAVFSFGGPRVGNKNFVQRLNQKNVKVLRIVNNQDLITRVPGVFIGDNNSWAYTHVGTELRVDTKMSPYLKPDADIACCHDLEAYLHLVDGFSSSNCPFRSNAKRSLVKLVNEQRSNVKQLYTHKALSLNLDRDRLNVPIPSCLPSPSR